A stretch of DNA from Lotus japonicus ecotype B-129 chromosome 4, LjGifu_v1.2:
AACAAAGAAACTGAAGATGGTCCCTCTTAGAAGTCTAACCACATTTCCAACTGGCTTCACCCGGGATTctcacaacaaacaaacaactGCGAATTCTTGCTAATTATTTAGTGTATACTTTTAAATTTAGTATGCGTTTAGATATTAGTTGAGTtaacatatataaaaaatacattcacataaatttatattaaaaagaGTTTACTCATTTTTTTATCTCAAAATGAGTGTTCATATCCAATAGTAAGCCACAACTGAGTATCCAAGCATACATTACATATATATGCATGATGAAATTCATATTTATTGGAGAGTGAGATTTACTTAATTTATTGAATCaatgtaaatttatttaataataataacgtGTAAAATATAAGACTTTACTATATTATTAGTATatttaaaatgtaaatttattGCCTAATTGTTTGAAAAATCCACGTTTAATGATAAAAATACTTTAGTAAATTCTGTTGTACCCATAAAATATTTTGGGTATGATACCCACATTGAGTAATTTAATAGatgattattatattattttagataaattttacattttcgcatttcattttactattcaattaatttcatctcatgaaatttattttttaatgaaaaatggttTAGTTGTAGAGATGAACGATGATAGTTGAGACGCGCGCAAAATGACCATGGTTGACGGACGAACAAAGTCTAAAAAAACACAACCTACAAATCTCATGTCTCTAAGAATGAAGCGTTGCATCACTACGATAAAAtaacatcaaaattataacttgtacatgcttctttattattgaattatctcattttgggtaccataCTTTGATTTGGGTCAAGGTACATATCAAACACCAAATACTTTTTATTAACTTCTATTTTAGTTTGTGTGTGGTCTGTAAATTCATGGATTACTTACCATGTTCATGTTTCACCGTTTGCTTCTACCACATGATATCATCCACTCTCATCACTGTCACTGACACTCAACACTCTTAACCATAGTCTTTGTATGACAACcaaatttgataatttttttcaaaatctgaGACAATTTGGtaatttcaaaagaaataaCTACATTGTTTGGGTAAAAAAGCCCCCCATTCTATTCACTAGTTTGTTTCTTTCCAACAAAGTTTTATCACACATTCAATGCTGCTTGTGGTATACATAGGCAGCTTCCATGCCCTTAACACAAAATTTTGGACATTGCACGTTCAAGTAGAATAATTGTCCTTCCTTAAGAAACCTTTTGATGTGTATGTAGTAGACACATTAGGCTACAATGAGAGGAGAAATATCTATTAAACATAAATACATTCTTAAGCAATATAGATTGGTTGGACCTTTAGGCAAAGGAGCAGCGCATGAACAATGGTCACTAAAATGGACTTACAAAGAGGCCCCGTGTGGCAAGAGTTCAGATTATTTGCTGTTTCGATCTCCGgttaataaattattataaattctttaatttaataaattaatttttttagattaATTATAGTCATTTGATCACAGTGCTAAAAAAGTTGACATAGCAAGTAAGTTCTCTACCTTTCATTCGATCTGCGGTGCGCACAAGACGTGTCAGATAATCAAAGTACCTCACACTCATCATAACAAGAAATCGAACATCATACTCTCTAATCTCGAACCCCAAACCCTACCTTATAAAAGCGGTGGTCAATAAACCACAAATTACATACTCTTTCACCATTTATCTTGTTTATCATCCACTTTCCTAACTTAAATGTTAAAGTGTCATCGCAGGTTCCTCGAGCTCAAGCACGACAGAGTTACCAAAAAAACCACATTTGTTACCCTCATTTCCATTGGATTTAATGGGAATGTGATTTTTTTCAATCCAACAACTTTGTTCAGACGATATTGAAAAACTAAATATGTCAGTTGAAAGTGATTTTCACTAGAAATCAAAGAAACTCTTAAACAAACACAATCTAAGCATTTTACGCTATGTTTGATTTTTCGTTGAGAGGGCTAGTCAGACTCAATTTTCCTCACACCTAACGTTATGTCATCATGTTTGACAATTTTAAAAGTCAATTGACCAAACTCAATTACACTTTTAAACTCATATTTATCTTAACCCAACTCAAAAATTAGCCGAACCCGTTTGAATTATTTTGTGACATAGCCACAGCTCTACTCATTTGTTGCATTTTTTGGTAATTACACACATGTAAAAGTGTTTTTAATTAATACacaaattactttttaaattaaaatatatagaCATAAATAACATTACAACAAATTCACATCAAATCAAATTTATTTTGCAAGTCCAAATTTACCTTATAGGCATGTTtggaaaacaaattttttttttgaaagatgttTGGAAAACTCATCCCAAATTAAATTCACATTTTCAGGAGCAATAAATAGTTGATTTTAGATTCAAGGATCCTTGTTTTACTTGTCCACttaaaaccaaacacacactattTTGCAAACTGAAAAGTGAAAGGTGCTAGTATatagttgaaacttgaaagcttTTTCATAAGGAGTGAAGAATAGGCATGGTTCGAGATAGGAAATTGCAATGCATATTGCATAGAACCTGAGAAGGAATCTGGGCAGAGGGAAGGTTTTTGTTCTTCCAATTCTCACGACAAAGGGTCTCAAAAACTAAGAAAATAGCACTGCAAATTCTGCAGCTAAGACTGTCTTTTTATAGATTCCCCTGTTTCTGTTGTGGCCTCCCTCACTCATTCACTCacacactcactcactcactcactcagcAAGATACATAAATGGAGTTAGGTCTGATATCAAGTTAACTATATTAAATATTGATTCATAGCAAACCCTCGCTTGTCTCTTTCACTGTTTTTAATACATTACCAAGTCAGGGATCCACGTGCTCCTTGGaactctccctctctctctctctcttcctctcttccACTACCCTACACAACTCTCTTCATTGTTTTCAATGCTGCCATTTTCTTCTCCTCATTTcctttttctcttctccttttcaTCTTCCACTCAATTACTCCCTCTGACCCTAACTTGTTTCCTTCTCTAACCCCATCCATCCACCTTTCCCtgcctctcttttcttttggggagtgttggGTGAAAACCATATACCATTCATTCAAGGCACTATTACAAAAAGTACAACACAATCTATTACAAAAAGCAGCAAATCTAGCTACTCTACTACTCTGTCACCAAGTTCAACCCACCATTTGCAAATCAGcaacaaaaaaagaaagaaaagaagcttTTGGATTAGATTTGGAATGATCCACATGGAAGGAAtcaaaggaggaggaggaggaagagttGAGGATCATGACATGGGTGATGGCATGCAATGCATTGACCATCCTTTCAGAAACAACAACCCAGGTGGGATCTGTGCTCTTTGCCTTCAAGAGAAGCTTGGCAAGCTTGTTTCTTCCTCTCTCCCACTCCCTCTCCCTGCtccttcctcttctccttcttcacctTCTTTCAGATCCAATGTTGTATCCTCTGTTTCCATCACTGCTGCAGCAGCAACCTCTGCAGCACCACctgttttttcttcctcttcttcttctcttgccCTCACTGATGTCAGTGATAGCCGTCACAATCGCCATGACTATTACTCACGGAGGACTCGCCTTCCTTTTCTCTtagccaagaagaagaagaagaaaggttcCTCTGTTTCAGGTTCCTCTGTTTCTGGCTCCTCTGTTTTAGGTGCCTCTGTTTCAGGCGCAACCTCTGCTTCTGACAAGATCATTCTCAAGCGCAGCAAATCCACCGCCACACCTAGAAGACGCCACTCCTTGATTGATGCAGAGGATGACACAGTTGATTTCAGTCCCAGGAAGAGACACGGTTTTTGGTCCTTTCTCTACCTTTCTTCAAAATCCTCTGTTTCTTCAAGCAACAAGAAGCTGAATTCCAAGAGCTTCAGGGACAGTAACCATGGAAGCACCCCAAACCCAAGGATCTTAGCCATTAACACCTCAGCAGCAACTGGTTTTGCTTCTACTGCCTCAAAACTCAAAGAAAAATGCTGTTCTGGTTCTTCTTTGGGGAGAAAGAGTGACATTGTTGTGGAAGAGGATAATAACAGTTCTGCCTCTGCCTCTGCTTCTGTTTCTTCTTTTGAGCGCAAGGTTTCGAGATCCAGATCTGTTGGCTGTGGTAGCAGGAGCTTCTCTGGTGATTTCTTTGAAAGAATCTCAACTGGGTTTGGAGATTGCACTCTCAGGAGGGTGGAGTCACAACGTGAAGGTAAAACCAAAACAGGGGaaaaccaccaccacaaccaccgttGCATGAAGGAGAGGGTTCGCTGTGGGGGGCTATTCAGTGGGTTCATGATGACTtcgtcttcatcatcttcatcttcttcctcttactGGGTTTCTTCCTCTGCTGATGATGCTGCTGCTATGAATAGTGGGAAATCAACGGCTGTAGCACTCTCTCATGGAGGCAGAGGAAGGAGCTGGGGTTGGGCATTTGCTAGTCCAATGAGAGCTTTTAGCAGCAAAAACTCTTCTAAAGACAATAAGAGAGACATTATTAGAGATGCAAATGATAAGAATGCTACTCCAAATTTATCTGCTATACCATCTTTGCTTGCTGCAAGAAGCTagaaggaaaggaaaaaagaaaaaccattTGAGGTTTAAGCTTAGTTTATACACATTATTAGTATGCTGTTAATTACTGATTACTATGTTTATGTTGAGGGTTggtcttaatttttctttgattAGTAATCTAATACTTTTTAGTTCTCCTCAAGTTCTCTCAATTCCAGTAGATACTTTCCTTTGTGGATACTTGCTTGTTGTTAATATGAAGTTCTGATAATCAGCTATGGAGTACTTATTACTCTATACAGAGATCCTTTTATGGCAGGGCATGGTGAAGTCTTTGGAAAGAGGGAAAAATTGGAGAAGAAAGTGAATCTCAATATATTCTCTGTCCTCACGTGGCTAGTTTAATTGTGACATtcgttgtaatttttttttcctgctaCCTTTCTGTACTTCACATTATGATGTTATGCCAAagacatgtaatttttaatttgaaaatcaCTATTCACATGCATACACATGTTTGGGAATATCTAGAATCACTCATATATGTGATGATGTGTAATAATGCTATTGAGCTCATATGCAAAGTAATAAGATTGTAATGATATTTTTTCCATCAACCCTGTGTTGTTTATAGTTTATGAACAATCTGTGTGATTATTAGCAAAAGGTTCCTTAATAGGAACATGGTTGGAGCAGAGGTGGTCCCGGGGATTGAGATTGAATTGAATATAGGTTGTAGATCTTGTCATATTGAAGTGCAGTCACATAGCATTAGCATTTATGAAAGGTTCTTGATTGCACCTAATTGGCAGACCCAGTAATTGTTAATTCAATCCCTTGAGTGTTCCGTTCCATCTTTGCAGCTGTTTTGAAGGCCAGTGGTTTATCGTCATGTGCCTTGGAAATTGCAAGAAGCAACTGGGATCTGAACTTATGGGATTGAGGTTTATGTGCCCCGGTTTAAAGGGATTTATAACAGGTGTAGATTGACATAGTTTTTTCTCAGAATAATTACTTATTCAGACTTTACTCACATAAAGTTGTTTTACATGATTTAACTTTAGCTTTAAAATAGGAGATTTGTGTAAATGACTAATGAAaaaatttgagttaaataatCTATCGtcttttttttgcttcatcggatAATAATCCATTGTCTAATTATATTAAAGAtcttttttttgcttcatcggatAATAATCCATTGTCTAATTATATTAAAGATAAGTTGATgataatttctatattttatttattaatttttttataaaaatctcATTGGTCCATTGAATTGTGAGTTAATAATTCGCATGAGTTATTTAGAcaacttttaaaattaacatgCATTGTGCCGATTTGTGCAAGCGTTGGGGCTGCCCAAATGCACGTTTTCCTCTACGCAAATCGCTCCACATTGTAAATTCTACAAGTTCGCGTGCCCCTAACCTATTCATCACCAAAAcactaagggcccgtttggtggtcaggataggatatgataggatatgatatgtgaacatgatatgataagagcaggatagactcttatcatatcctgtgtttgagatgcACATGATaatgacaggatatgataaggaaaaaagtatcagatttatatttgaatataaaatatatttaaaaattattcattctattaaatttaatttctttacattttcatgaatagtctatattttaaaataaatacaattagtttaaattttattaattagcctattttattgttttgaagataacatatattttaaataaaattatacagttaaccaattggttttcatttagtcgtgacacgtgataattaacaataaaaattaactaaattaagaatattattatttcaaaagtactttatatttaaattataaatttataatttaaatataaattaattttgaaattaagaataatttataagtagttttaaataataggagatgaaaatagaaaattaatctattactattaaaaaatcaatatttgtaatcaatggttttcacttagttgtgacacgtgataaacaataaaaatcaaccaaattaaaaatattattatttcaaaaatactttatatttaaattattatataagtagatacataatttttaaataatagaagatgaaaatataaaattagtctattattattaataaatcaatatttataagtgagtagtctattttactatttatgaatcataattttatttattttttattttagttaaattaatatttttatatttattaattaatattattataaattataaattatataatattaaaataaattaatttgaagttaggatactaaaataaaatatataactgatatcctatcttgttctatcctagctcccccctTAGGATAACTTTTATACATGATTGACAagataggataggagacaggatagtgttatcctatcctgccggcgcaacaaacaacagataacaacaagatatgattattatcctgtcctatcctatcctgtcctggtcaccaaacgagccctaagtgTCAGATTCGGGTAGCATTACCAGCCCCCAAAGGTACGTTTTCTCTAACGCCCCAAGTCATGTGGCAGGctaaacatgttttttttttgtctctagCGCTTACCCAAACGAAACCTAACATGATTTAATGTTTTTTGAATAGAATTCATGTATGTTCAGTTTGGCGTTGGTGTAAACACTAACATGATTTATATCAAGATATTAATAAAGAAGTTAGAATTTATTACATTGAGTTAAATGTGAGTTGGGTTATGGTGattttaagaatcaaattgatcGGAACAAAAAGTGTTTGAATTAATTGAGTGGATCAGGTCAACAAATCTTACAACTCCATAGAAGTTAGGAGGTGGAAGTTAAAGAAGATAGAAGaatcgatgatggtgaaggtcGGAGGGTGACGGTAGAGTAGGTCTATGGAGGATGGTCACACAATCACGACGAGAGGACGATAGCAAAGTCGCACGAATGATACAGAACAAGAGTAACCTTAGAAATGACAGAAGCGTGATCTCTTCAATCACAAGGAGACGCCTTGCAGGACTTTTGGTTGGGCCTCTTCcttaaaggggaaaataattacTTTTGTCTGACCTACACATATGATCGAGCTAAGTTGTCACTTAGGCCGGGTCAGTCCACAAATAACAAATCATTCAATTCGATGCGGTTTTCAAAATCATGCACTATGCAAGCTCATATCCACGCCATCAGGCAAGACTAAAGAGATCATCCCCATATCTACTATCACCACCCCTTCTTCAGCctcttttttttatcttccAAAAATAGCCCTTAACACACCACCATCCCTTCAACCCTTTCACCATTCCTTCGTACCCCTCTTTTACACTACCGCAAACAGGACAACTTAATGTGATTTTAGTATACTGCAAATACGAATGTGGAATGTAATGTTATGCTGCCTAAGTATACATGATTCTTAATTGGGGTATTTAAAGAGTATTATAAACTTACATACTTTGTATAATTTTACATGTATTACAAATTTGCATACTTGATTCTTAACAGTGATATGTATTTTTTGTATATCAATGCTAAGAATGTGGTACGTATTTTTTGCGCAGTATGTATATTTTGCGTACTGCTAACtgggaaataaaaaatatggcaCACATTTTACTTCTTGTGTACCGAAAAATAAGAATGTGGATTGAACGAGTATTTAACATggaacataaaaaaaattatacatacCAAATTTAAGAAAATTCCTGAGGATATTTTTAGATATTATGGGTATGAGATGGTGAGAGTAGATGTGGGGTGGTGGTTTTAGTtttgctttttatttttttcttggtCAACGTTTTAGTTTTGCTTTTAGCTAAATAGCTAGTTAGTTTTGCTTTTAGCTATTTTATCTATTGCGGACTAATTCGAATAGCATGGGCCTACTTTTATATGGTTAAACAAATGGTCGTCCTAACTAAGGTTGGTGAGCTAGTATAGCAAAAAAATGCATAATAATTTGAGGGCCCATGACCCACCACTATTTTGTATTTTCAGGCTGAGCAATGGAACGTGGCTTTTCAGATTCCtcaggcttttttttttttttttttggtcaatagatTCCTCAGGCTGTAGTAGATCCGAGTGACAAATAATGGACAATGGTTCTCTTCTCTTTCGGGGAGACATTTTGCACATAAAGACAATTAGCTGTAAGATCTGAAAAGTCAATCATATTTGTATGTATTCCTCAAATCAATCATCATTGTTTGGAACCACGTTCCCCATGGCTATGTACACGCTCCACACAAAAGCTTCCAATGATAGGTTATGGTGGTGGTACTGGTACAGTATAGTTCAGTAACTCAATGGTAGGATTACTTGTAAAAATGGGACTAAACTTGCATCATTTTGTTAAAATGAACTAAAACCATAAGTgttaaaagtagaaaacaatgaaaataacataaacTCTTAGGAACCAAAAGCAAAAGGTGCTTTGTTTTACattttgtaatttatttaatttttgttagcGTTAATTTTTTCTCCATGTATGACAGAGAAGTGTAGATAGATTGAAGTTATCATAACAGTAGCATTATAATAACAGTAGCATTATAATAAGAAAAAACATAAGAAACGGTAAAAGTTTATTCAGCACACAAAGGACACAGCTTAACAAAAAGGTTACAGTAGCAAGCCGAAATCTAAAGAGAAATTGAGCATGACAAAACATAATAAAAGCATGTTATGTTATAGTGGTGGAGGCTGTTGGTGGTGGCAGCTCCGCTAAGGTCTAGTGGGATGATCTGAATTTATGGTTGAGGAGCATCTGGCGGAGCTCCACCGGGTCTATTTGAGGAGTGCAGTTGATGGGCCTGTAGTAACCCGTTACTGGGTCAGGGGCCCAAGGTGAGCGGGCCTCAGACAATACAGGCTTCTCTTCTATACTTCTAATTAATCCAACTCTCACCGACACTGCTGCATCAGATGTAGCTGCTGCTGCTGCCGCATAACCTCGCCTATCATAATAACACAAGTGATCAAACTCAGTGAGTGAGTCTATCCAAAATAACAATTAAGCAATTATATATACGGTTTAGTATGGCTTATGGATAATATCAAGAGAGTAAGGGCTCAGGCGTATTGTTGTAATATGAATTCATTAGTATCGCGTGTAACACGCTAGAGTATTCTGAATCCTAATCAATAAAACAGAACCCATAGCTACTCTATAATCGCATACGTAGGCAAATTTAGCCGAATTACATTACTAAATTTTGTATGTGTTTCTTGCTGGACTAACATATTCTATACCAAATATATAGAGTAACTAAAAAAGTTAATAGGAAATGGAACTGACCGATAAAGAGGGAGAAATTCAGCAACAAGAACCTTAATTACACGGTTGGCTTGTGACACTGAGAGGGAGCGAGCCATCTTATTAGCGTGTGTAACTGCTGCGAAAGCTACTCTATGATACGTGTAGAACGCTTCCGCAGCAGCCACTACCACTGTCTGTGTGTCTTTGCTCTCTGGCCTCTGCCTCTCTCTGAATAAGTATAAGGGTTTGTATGCATTTTATAGGTGCAAAAAAGGATTATTCTGTGAAAGCAGGGGGCGAGCAGAACCAACTGTTACCATTTCGGTGGGAACACCTAATCCAAGGTCCGTTACCCTCCTGACATCTGTTACTAATCATTTTTTTATGGTGGTAACAATGCACTACTTGTCATCAGTTTCAATTTTCAATGCACTCAGGATAAGATCGAATCATTATATTAAATCGTTGGACAACTATTGATTTCACATCATTCTTATCTTATCTTTTGCTATATTTTAAGGTTTCAGATATACATGTCAAGTCATTGAAGCAGTTGAATGAATCTCTACCTCCCATTGACTTAGCTGCTATAAACGTTGCTGCTTCTTCCAAGAGAAGATCATCAAGTCGAGTCGAGGAGCAAATCAGCAAGCACCAAAGCAAGAGGACAATAAGAACATTCAAGAAGGGAACAATGATCTTCAAGCTCAATCAAAAAGAGAACCAACTTCACAAAGTTATAATGATAATAACAACAATGTTGGAGATCATGAAATGCAAGGTTATAATCCATTCAATCAAATAATGGTACAATTGCCTCATGCCCCAACATGGAAGAAATCGGGGGCTTAGGAGTTAGGACCATATAAGTGGCTAGATGATGAAATGATGagacttagagcatctccaatggaaggttgctagttgggttgcttaaacactATTCTGGTGGGTCCATACTGCCACATAAGATTTAAGCAACTCATAAACAACTCAGACAAAATTCGCTCCAGTGGCagttgcttattttactttcAGTTAGGTCCCACTATACtccatatatttatatttttcaattccacattaaaatttaaatattaattcaatgtaattaattaattcatcttttttttcaatattaattcatcttcttatttattaatttattaatcaaatattaattttgtTCTTTTTAAGGCCCAAATACGAACTAGCCCACCACTTTTTCTTAACAGAACTAGCCCACAACTTAAATTTGAATTGGTTTAGTTTAATATTATAATACTAGGCCCACCTTACTTGTGTTAATATGAATCAGAAAATAAAACCTAAATTAGAGAAGTATCTAGAAGACTAGAACCATAGAAACCGGTGTTTCTGCAACTGAGAGAAAATTGTCTCTGCAACTGctcatctccttcttcctttcCTTCACACCGTTGCAACcgattctctttctctctcactcttcctcttcctcagatCGAAGCAAATCcctcctcttcctctcctctgaAAACGACGAAGCCTCCCTCCTCTTCCTCTGTTTAGAGGACATGCAAGTTCCAAATCGAGGAAAGAAACTCGTTTCCCAGATCGAGCCTCCTCTTCTCTGTTCGCCCCCATCACAGATCGAGCCTCTTCTTCGTTCCCAACCCAGAGGTAGCAAAAACCCAGGTACAGAGGACATGCAAGTTCCAGATCGAAGATCGAAGATCAGAGATCAAAGATCGGAGGTTCCAACCGTCAGTTACGAGATCCTCTCCACTGTCAAGCCACATGCCAACCTCATACAGTGTattttgtgtatttttttttatttgtttcaacGATTTGTGTTTTATGCTCATCTCCCCTTCTTTTATGTAATAAATTTCTTAACTTTTGGATATTTTTGCTTCTGTTTGGCTATATTCTGGATTTTCTCATACTGTTATAGTTGCCTCTTCATTAGTCTGTTTCCCTCTTCTTTTAACTGGATTTTGGTGCTGaatggagagagaaaaaataatattttaagcaAGGACCAAGTTAAGGAGcgttgcttatttaagcaacgttgcttagctTTTAGCTTTTAGCAACGCCACTTCAGCAAGCTCCAATGGAGCCCAAGAATAAGGAACGCATCTTATTTCCTCCAACCAGGTTAAGCAACctgcgttggagttgctcttagttACATGTTTGAAAGCAGTGACGGACCCACGTGTTAAGTGGGTGGGGCATTTGACCCCACGTCCTTGAGCAAAATTCTTCCCAATACCCTTCTatgttaatataaaatattcaaTTGCCCCCAGCAAAAACTAAATGCTCCCATAGCTACACTATTTTACTTCCAATACCACTAAAAGTTAAATCTCTTCAATTTTTGTATCTGACTTCTTTGTACTTCTTGCATTTGACCCCACGTCCTTAACAAAGTTTTCTCTCACTTCTTTGTACTTCTTTACTTTTTCAACAAGTCAATATCCAAAAGATAATAGATTGGAATACATTTATCCAACTTTACTATTCTTTCTATTATAGAAAAAGAATTTCCTCTCCTACTCAAAACTCCTTAATTTTTAACCTCCGTTTTTTTGTTGGGTGCGGGATTTGGTGGTGCTGGGTGTGGAGTTTGGTTGGTTGAGAGTGGGAAAAGGAGAAGGAAAAGGTTGAAGGGgaatttgtgggttttgtgaTGAATTTCTGGATTTTAAGATGATTATGAAAGAGTTGGATTAAATTTGATGAAAGAAATTTAtcaaggactaaaattgatgtaaaAAGTCCACGTTTGCGCTTATATAGACAAGTTATTAAATGTCAAATAAACATTATGACATCAGATGCACTATTTTAAATCAAACAAAATTTGTtggggaagaaaaaaaaattattaggaaCCATTTTAGATTCAAGTATATACGTGAGGgaccaaaaaatatattatttgtatTATTTGCCCCCGCGACCTAAAAATCCTGGATTTGTCACTGTTCTTAttcatgtagtttttttttaggtaagccaAAGAATTGTATTGAactagcacaaggggtgctaaaccCGAACACAAAGAGAtacaagaagagaaaagaagagaaaaaggttAAGAGACAAACTGGTAAAATTTGAAACCAGCAAAACCCCCCAACAAACTAAACAAAGCTATATCCCTCCCTGGTAAATGCTACTAAAGCCATTAGACCCACACAGTACCAAAACAATACCAATAATGGCCAGCAAACTCGACAATAATCCACATGCCATAGCTCCTCATATGCACAGTAGGCCAATATAGCAGCAAAAATCCTAAACCTTTCCTTCCAATCAACTAGCAGATATGTACCACACCAGCAATAAGAACCCCTTGCAGTATCATCACGTTGGAATGGAGTTGAAATGGAAGCGAACCTACAGAGAAAAAATGCACTCCAAAGGACAAGATTTCCACTCAAAAAGAGAGTATGTAAAGTTGCAAAACTTCGCTTT
This window harbors:
- the LOC130715960 gene encoding late embryogenesis abundant protein Lea5-like — encoded protein: MARSLSVSQANRVIKVLVAEFLPLYRRGYAAAAAATSDAAVSVRVGLIRSIEEKPVLSEARSPWAPDPVTGYYRPINCTPQIDPVELRQMLLNHKFRSSH
- the LOC130713676 gene encoding suppressor protein SRP40, producing the protein MIHMEGIKGGGGGRVEDHDMGDGMQCIDHPFRNNNPGGICALCLQEKLGKLVSSSLPLPLPAPSSSPSSPSFRSNVVSSVSITAAAATSAAPPVFSSSSSSLALTDVSDSRHNRHDYYSRRTRLPFLLAKKKKKKGSSVSGSSVSGSSVLGASVSGATSASDKIILKRSKSTATPRRRHSLIDAEDDTVDFSPRKRHGFWSFLYLSSKSSVSSSNKKLNSKSFRDSNHGSTPNPRILAINTSAATGFASTASKLKEKCCSGSSLGRKSDIVVEEDNNSSASASASVSSFERKVSRSRSVGCGSRSFSGDFFERISTGFGDCTLRRVESQREGKTKTGENHHHNHRCMKERVRCGGLFSGFMMTSSSSSSSSSSYWVSSSADDAAAMNSGKSTAVALSHGGRGRSWGWAFASPMRAFSSKNSSKDNKRDIIRDANDKNATPNLSAIPSLLAARS